From one Pseudanabaena sp. FACHB-2040 genomic stretch:
- a CDS encoding DUF1822 family protein gives MSYSAEPPDFEFDPLRPTTLRLSAAAVDWAIQMSQQAPETDQQWPTFLRAMALKGLQQWLEAGALDIALYYDLHRPPALEVNCRVSDFRLCLVAQGSLSDTVVAVPQATLDDASNFAHLYILAEVQEEADQVTILNGLRRDRLLAYHQQVGLTASNNGTYSIPVQCFDTAPEDVLLYLSCLNPRHLTAPQPAATNQTRLQALTSAAGGLINTGRWLQDQLDAVADSLAWRLMPPLAPANALMSIRTPTEQLEAVLRELEPSGITISPQARGAYTDLQPLGLPFRLYALTWTLFDSQAPEWSLFLFLGPVPGEQLPIGTRLTVRDDTTTLAEQTLNQEAESAYLYTQVIGTWDEQFTATIELPSGTALHWPPFVFRPDA, from the coding sequence ATGAGTTATTCCGCCGAGCCACCCGATTTCGAGTTTGACCCCCTCCGGCCCACGACGCTCAGGCTGTCTGCGGCGGCAGTCGATTGGGCTATTCAAATGAGCCAGCAAGCGCCCGAGACAGATCAGCAGTGGCCCACGTTTCTGCGGGCGATGGCCCTAAAGGGCCTACAGCAATGGCTCGAAGCCGGTGCCCTAGATATCGCTCTTTACTACGACTTGCACCGGCCCCCGGCTTTGGAGGTCAACTGCCGGGTCAGCGATTTTCGCCTTTGTTTAGTCGCCCAAGGCAGCCTCAGCGATACAGTCGTTGCCGTTCCCCAAGCCACCCTCGATGACGCCAGCAACTTCGCCCATCTCTATATCCTGGCCGAGGTGCAGGAAGAGGCTGACCAAGTCACAATTCTCAATGGGCTACGGCGCGACCGCCTGTTGGCCTATCATCAGCAAGTTGGGCTAACTGCCAGCAATAATGGCACCTACAGCATTCCAGTCCAATGCTTTGACACTGCCCCAGAGGACGTGCTGCTATACCTGTCATGCCTCAACCCACGACACCTAACGGCTCCCCAGCCAGCAGCTACAAACCAAACCAGATTGCAAGCCCTAACCTCAGCAGCAGGCGGCCTAATCAATACTGGCCGCTGGCTGCAAGACCAGCTCGATGCCGTGGCCGATAGCTTGGCCTGGAGGCTGATGCCGCCCTTGGCCCCGGCCAACGCACTAATGTCTATCCGCACCCCAACTGAACAGCTAGAAGCCGTCTTACGAGAACTTGAGCCCTCGGGCATTACGATTTCACCCCAGGCCCGGGGAGCCTATACTGACCTGCAGCCCCTGGGACTGCCCTTTCGCCTGTATGCCCTGACCTGGACCCTGTTTGACTCACAGGCCCCAGAGTGGTCCCTATTCCTATTTTTGGGTCCGGTTCCCGGAGAGCAACTGCCCATTGGCACCCGGTTAACTGTGCGAGACGACACAACCACGCTGGCCGAGCAAACCTTGAACCAGGAAGCTGAGTCAGCCTACCTCTACACCCAGGTAATCGGTACTTGGGATGAGCAGTTCACAGCCACGATTGAACTCCCCAGCGGGACGGCCCTCCACTGGCCCCCCTTTGTCTTTAGGCCAGATGCTTAG